One Gammaproteobacteria bacterium DNA segment encodes these proteins:
- a CDS encoding DUF805 domain-containing protein, translating to MTFGDSISTCFSKYAVFDGRASRSEFWWWVLFTFLVSLATGMVSETLSALFSLGVLLPSLAAGARRLHDTDRSGWFLLLWLIPIIGWIILIVLVAQEGKEPNRF from the coding sequence ATGACCTTCGGCGACTCTATCAGCACCTGTTTCTCAAAATATGCCGTGTTTGATGGCCGCGCCTCGCGGTCAGAATTCTGGTGGTGGGTTCTTTTTACATTCCTGGTATCACTGGCAACAGGCATGGTAAGCGAAACATTGTCAGCACTTTTTTCCTTGGGCGTGCTACTGCCATCACTGGCCGCAGGGGCACGACGGCTGCATGACACCGACCGAAGTGGCTGGTTTCTGCTGCTCTGGCTGATTCCAATCATTGGGTGGATTATCTTGATCGTGTTGGTTGCACAAGAAGGCAAAGAGCCTAATCGTTTTTGA
- a CDS encoding type II toxin-antitoxin system HicB family antitoxin codes for MKVYSAVIERCPQTNLFVGFVPGFPGGAHTQAESLDELNRNLQEVIAMLLMGGETVMSDALM; via the coding sequence ATGAAGGTTTATTCCGCAGTTATTGAACGTTGCCCGCAAACGAATCTTTTCGTGGGCTTCGTACCGGGCTTCCCCGGCGGCGCGCATACTCAAGCCGAGTCGCTTGATGAACTTAACCGTAATCTCCAGGAAGTAATCGCCATGCTTTTGATGGGTGGAGAGACGGTGATGAGCGATGCACTCATGTAA
- the purL gene encoding phosphoribosylformylglycinamidine synthase has protein sequence MLQLRGPQALSGFRLEKLRASVRAVVPGPATVSADFIHFVDLARELTRAEHAQLEKILSYGSAGTQTPPGAPLLVVPRLGTRSPWSSKATDIAHICGLHQVRRIERGVIYYLAKINGAPLTSSEREHITPLIHDRMTEQLLDDAREAGKLFMHAKPAPLVLVDVLSGGRAALVKANQTLGLALTADEIDYLLQNFTALGRNPTDVELMMFAQMNSEHCRHKIFNSDWIIDGVRQDASLFAMIRNTHQRHPHGILSAYKDNAAVMEGARAGRFFPAAGREYRYHAEDVHIVMKVETHNHPTAISPFPGAATGSGGEIRDEGATGRGAKPKAGLCGFSVSHLRIPGALQPWEQTDFGKPRHTASGLDIMLEGPLGAAAFNNEFGRPNLCGYFRGFEAQVQTGHGIDRRGYHKPIMLAGGVGNIRSGHVEKNEIPPRALLIVLGGPAMLIGLGGGAASSITSGSGDQALDFASVQRGNPEMQRRCQEVIDQCWQLGDANPILSIHDVGAGGLSNALPELVHSSARGARIELRKILSDDSGMSPMQLWCNEAQERYVLAVTPGRRDEFAELCARERCPHAVVGGATVDEQLTLVDAQFHNTPIDLALPMLLGKPPKMLRDVHHATPKLSEFNYSKIDIHEAALRVLRFPAVANKGFLITIGDRSVGGLVTRDQMVGPWQTPVADVAVTATSFDTCTGEAMAIGERAPIALINPAASARMAVGEAITNIAAARITQISDITLSANWMAAAGHPGEDAALYDAVQAVGMELCPALGIAIPVGKDSLSMKTVWRENGVEKSVTAPLSLIVSAFARVHDCRRTLTPQLRSDQGDTDLLLIDLGRNQNRLGGSVLAQVYNEIGTQAPDVDNPALLNALFTVLQSLNENNLILAYHDRSDGGLFTSVCEMAFSAHCGVTLSLDALGNDPHAALFSEELGAVVQIRCTDKTAVLKILQAAGLEEHTHTIGTLNNTDHVVVTQLGQTLFSDTRIHLQRAWSETSYRMQTLRDNPVYAQQEYDALLDARDPGLNAQLSFDPNDDIAAPYLKKGLRPRIAILREQGVNGHIELAAAFDRAGFSAIDVHMSDILEARISLSDFQGLAAPGGFSYGDVLGAGQGWAKSILFSARARDEFGAFFKRTDTFGLGICNGCQMMSNLHELIPGAECWPQFMRNTSEQFEGRFSLVEIPASPSLFLHDMAGSCLPIAVAHGEGRASFRPGGSAQQALDAGIVALRWADNGGHPTEAYPANPNGSPLGIAGLTTPDGRYTIMMPHPERVIRTVSNSWHPDGWGSDGPWLRMFRNARRWLG, from the coding sequence ATGCTCCAACTGCGCGGACCGCAGGCGCTGTCCGGTTTCAGGCTGGAGAAGTTGCGCGCCAGCGTGCGTGCTGTCGTACCTGGTCCGGCCACAGTCTCTGCCGACTTCATCCACTTTGTTGATCTTGCGCGTGAGCTCACCCGCGCAGAACACGCGCAACTCGAAAAGATTCTGAGCTACGGCTCCGCTGGCACCCAGACTCCGCCCGGCGCACCACTGCTGGTCGTACCGCGCCTTGGCACCCGCTCGCCGTGGTCGAGCAAGGCCACCGACATTGCGCACATCTGCGGACTCCATCAGGTGCGGCGCATCGAGCGCGGCGTGATTTACTACCTTGCAAAAATAAACGGCGCGCCGCTTACCAGCTCCGAACGCGAGCACATCACACCCCTCATTCACGACCGCATGACGGAGCAGTTACTGGACGATGCGCGTGAGGCCGGAAAGCTGTTCATGCACGCGAAACCCGCGCCGCTGGTTCTTGTCGACGTACTGAGCGGCGGCCGGGCCGCACTGGTCAAGGCCAACCAGACGCTTGGGCTCGCACTCACTGCGGACGAAATTGATTATCTGCTGCAAAACTTCACGGCGCTCGGACGCAACCCGACCGATGTCGAGCTCATGATGTTCGCGCAGATGAACTCGGAGCACTGCCGCCACAAGATTTTCAATTCCGACTGGATCATTGATGGCGTGCGCCAGGATGCGTCGCTGTTTGCCATGATCCGCAACACGCACCAGCGACATCCGCACGGTATTCTCTCCGCCTACAAGGACAACGCCGCCGTGATGGAAGGCGCGCGCGCCGGACGTTTCTTCCCGGCAGCGGGGCGCGAATACCGCTATCACGCCGAAGACGTGCATATCGTGATGAAGGTGGAGACTCACAATCATCCCACCGCCATCTCGCCGTTTCCGGGCGCGGCTACCGGCAGCGGCGGCGAAATCCGCGACGAAGGCGCCACCGGCCGTGGCGCCAAACCCAAGGCGGGATTGTGCGGCTTTTCCGTTTCACATTTACGCATTCCCGGCGCGCTGCAACCGTGGGAACAGACCGACTTCGGCAAACCGCGCCACACCGCGTCGGGCCTCGACATCATGCTTGAAGGGCCGCTCGGCGCGGCGGCGTTCAACAATGAATTTGGCCGCCCGAACCTCTGCGGTTACTTCCGCGGCTTTGAAGCACAGGTGCAGACCGGACATGGTATCGACCGGCGCGGCTACCACAAACCCATCATGCTCGCGGGCGGTGTCGGCAACATCCGCTCGGGGCATGTCGAAAAAAACGAAATCCCCCCACGCGCATTACTCATCGTGCTCGGTGGGCCGGCGATGCTGATCGGACTGGGCGGCGGCGCAGCCTCGTCTATCACCAGCGGCAGCGGCGATCAGGCGCTCGACTTCGCCTCGGTGCAACGCGGCAATCCCGAGATGCAGCGCCGCTGCCAGGAAGTGATCGACCAGTGCTGGCAACTGGGCGATGCCAATCCCATCCTCTCGATACACGACGTCGGTGCGGGCGGCCTGTCCAATGCGCTGCCGGAACTGGTGCACAGCAGCGCGCGCGGCGCGCGCATCGAACTGCGCAAGATACTGAGCGACGACAGCGGCATGTCGCCCATGCAGCTCTGGTGCAACGAGGCGCAGGAGCGTTACGTGCTGGCGGTAACACCGGGGCGGCGCGACGAATTTGCCGAGCTCTGCGCGCGCGAACGCTGCCCCCATGCCGTGGTCGGCGGGGCCACGGTGGACGAACAGCTCACGCTGGTGGATGCGCAGTTTCACAACACGCCCATTGACCTCGCGCTTCCCATGCTGCTCGGCAAACCACCAAAAATGCTGCGTGATGTACATCATGCAACACCGAAACTTTCTGAATTTAATTACAGCAAAATAGATATTCACGAAGCCGCGCTGCGCGTGTTGCGTTTCCCTGCCGTGGCGAACAAGGGTTTTCTGATCACCATCGGCGACCGCAGCGTCGGCGGGCTGGTGACGCGCGATCAGATGGTCGGCCCGTGGCAAACCCCAGTAGCAGACGTTGCCGTCACCGCAACGAGCTTCGACACCTGCACCGGCGAGGCCATGGCCATCGGCGAGCGCGCACCGATCGCGCTCATCAACCCGGCGGCCTCCGCGCGTATGGCGGTAGGCGAAGCCATTACCAATATCGCTGCAGCGCGCATCACCCAAATCTCCGACATTACGCTCTCTGCCAACTGGATGGCCGCTGCCGGTCATCCAGGTGAAGACGCAGCGCTGTACGACGCGGTGCAGGCAGTCGGGATGGAGCTGTGTCCGGCGCTCGGCATCGCCATCCCGGTGGGCAAGGATTCACTCTCGATGAAAACCGTGTGGCGCGAAAACGGTGTGGAAAAATCGGTGACTGCGCCGCTGTCGCTCATCGTCAGCGCCTTTGCGCGCGTACACGACTGCCGCCGCACACTGACGCCGCAATTGCGCTCCGACCAGGGAGACACCGATCTTCTGCTGATTGATCTGGGGCGCAACCAGAATCGCCTCGGCGGCTCCGTGCTCGCACAGGTCTATAACGAAATCGGCACGCAGGCGCCGGACGTGGATAACCCGGCGCTGCTCAATGCGCTGTTCACCGTGCTGCAATCACTCAACGAAAATAATCTCATTCTCGCCTATCACGACCGCTCGGACGGCGGCCTGTTTACCAGCGTCTGTGAAATGGCCTTCTCCGCCCACTGTGGCGTCACGCTCAGCCTCGATGCGTTGGGCAATGATCCCCATGCCGCGCTGTTCAGCGAGGAACTGGGCGCCGTTGTGCAGATACGCTGCACTGACAAAACAGCCGTATTAAAAATACTGCAAGCCGCCGGCCTGGAAGAACATACACACACCATCGGTACGCTTAACAACACCGATCATGTTGTGGTGACACAGCTGGGACAAACGCTGTTCAGCGACACACGCATCCATCTTCAACGCGCATGGTCGGAGACCTCGTACCGGATGCAGACACTGCGCGACAACCCAGTTTACGCACAGCAGGAATATGACGCCCTGCTCGACGCGCGCGACCCCGGCCTGAACGCGCAACTCAGCTTTGATCCGAACGACGACATTGCCGCGCCTTACCTAAAAAAAGGCCTGCGCCCGCGCATCGCCATCTTGCGTGAGCAGGGTGTAAACGGCCACATCGAACTCGCTGCGGCCTTTGACCGTGCCGGATTTTCCGCCATCGACGTACACATGAGCGACATCCTCGAAGCCCGCATCTCACTCAGTGACTTTCAGGGTCTCGCCGCGCCCGGCGGATTTTCCTACGGCGATGTGCTGGGCGCGGGGCAGGGCTGGGCCAAGTCCATTCTGTTCAGTGCGCGCGCACGCGATGAATTCGGCGCGTTCTTCAAGCGCACCGATACCTTCGGCCTCGGCATCTGCAACGGCTGCCAGATGATGTCGAACCTGCACGAACTCATTCCGGGCGCCGAATGCTGGCCGCAGTTTATGCGCAACACATCAGAGCAATTTGAGGGACGCTTCTCTCTGGTCGAGATTCCCGCCTCGCCGTCGCTGTTCCTGCACGACATGGCCGGCTCGTGCCTGCCCATCGCGGTGGCGCACGGTGAAGGCCGCGCCTCGTTCCGTCCCGGCGGCAGCGCCCAACAAGCGCTGGACGCCGGTATCGTCGCGCTGCGCTGGGCGGACAACGGCGGCCACCCCACCGAAGCCTATCCCGCCAACCCCAACGGTTCACCCCTCGGCATCGCCGGCCTCACCACCCCCGACGGACGCTACACCATCATGATGCCGCACCCGGAACGCGTGATCCGCACCGTGTCCAACTCCTGGCATCCGGACGGCTGGGGCAGCGACGGCCCGTGGCTGCGCATGTTTCGCAACGCGCGCCGCTGGCTGGGATAG
- the bamC gene encoding outer membrane protein assembly factor BamC, with protein MPFIYRRLRLLLAICLPILLVACSSISAKLDEIASDSKTDYKKSQTLPALEVPPDLTKSTIDDALAVPDIGPSSAGATFSSYSGERAGPQLGRSENVLPQQNNIRAERDGDKRWLVMESAPEQVWPKVREFFLQNGFLIKEEDPRIGILETDWLENRADIPKDPIRSVISKVFDSLYSAATRDKYRVRLERGKEPNTTELYLTHRGVEEVGQGSSTIWQNRPSDPELEIEMLNRMVVFFGVDEQKAKSLLARGQDVPRAQLTRDAQGRSFLSLDEDFSRAWRRTGLALDRVGFTVEDRDRSRGLYYVRYADPLKEETKDGFLSKLKFWGGTKDKQAENTQYLVSVAGEGDSTRITILNKEGAPENSETSNRILALLHEQLK; from the coding sequence ATGCCGTTTATCTATCGCCGTTTACGCCTCCTGCTTGCCATTTGCCTGCCGATTCTGCTGGTGGCCTGCAGCTCTATCAGCGCCAAGCTCGACGAAATTGCTTCAGACTCCAAAACCGACTATAAAAAAAGCCAGACCTTGCCGGCACTTGAGGTGCCGCCGGATCTGACCAAGTCCACCATAGACGATGCCTTGGCCGTACCCGACATCGGCCCCAGCAGCGCCGGTGCAACATTCTCCTCCTACAGCGGAGAGCGCGCCGGACCACAGCTAGGCCGCAGTGAAAATGTACTGCCCCAGCAAAACAATATTCGTGCCGAACGTGACGGCGACAAACGCTGGCTGGTCATGGAAAGTGCGCCGGAACAGGTCTGGCCCAAGGTGCGTGAATTCTTCCTGCAGAATGGTTTTCTGATCAAGGAAGAAGACCCGCGCATCGGTATCCTGGAAACCGACTGGCTCGAAAACCGCGCCGATATCCCCAAAGACCCGATCCGCTCTGTTATCAGCAAGGTCTTTGACTCGCTCTACTCCGCCGCCACCCGTGACAAATATCGCGTGCGTCTGGAGCGCGGTAAGGAACCCAACACCACCGAACTTTATCTCACCCACCGCGGTGTGGAGGAGGTAGGTCAGGGCAGTTCCACTATCTGGCAGAACCGCCCCTCCGATCCGGAGCTGGAAATCGAAATGCTCAATCGCATGGTGGTGTTTTTCGGCGTCGATGAGCAGAAGGCAAAATCACTGCTCGCCCGCGGCCAGGACGTGCCACGCGCCCAACTCACGCGCGATGCCCAGGGCCGCAGCTTCCTCAGTCTCGACGAAGACTTCTCCCGCGCCTGGCGCCGCACCGGACTGGCCCTGGATCGCGTTGGATTTACGGTAGAAGACCGTGACCGCTCGCGCGGCTTGTACTATGTGCGCTATGCCGACCCACTCAAGGAAGAAACCAAAGACGGGTTCCTGAGCAAGCTCAAATTCTGGGGCGGCACCAAGGACAAGCAGGCAGAAAATACACAATATCTGGTCAGCGTGGCAGGTGAAGGCGACAGCACCCGCATTACAATCCTGAACAAGGAAGGTGCGCCTGAAAACTCTGAAACCTCTAACCGTATCCTGGCCTTGCTGCACGAACAACTGAAATAG
- the dapA gene encoding 4-hydroxy-tetrahydrodipicolinate synthase, producing the protein MFHGSMVALVTPMGADGVIDHEGLDRLVEFHIENGTDAIVAVGTTGESATLDTDEHCALIRAIVERVHGRVPVIAGTGANATSEAIQLTRCALQGGADACLLVTPYYNKPTQEGLYLHYKAVAEAVPIPQILYNVPSRTACDLLPATVARLAPIPNIIGIKEATGDLARAGEILDRCGDKMDMYGGDDATAMALMLMGGKGVISVTANVAPRLMHEMCAAALQGDRARAEALNEQLMPLHQELFIEANPIPVKWALNQMGLIPAGIRLPLTPLSAACHARVRQALIHANILL; encoded by the coding sequence ATGTTTCATGGCAGTATGGTAGCGCTGGTCACGCCCATGGGGGCGGATGGCGTCATCGACCATGAAGGCCTGGACAGACTGGTCGAATTTCATATTGAAAACGGTACTGACGCGATTGTCGCTGTCGGCACCACGGGTGAATCTGCGACCCTGGACACAGACGAGCACTGTGCGCTGATCCGCGCCATCGTGGAGCGGGTGCACGGTCGGGTACCGGTCATTGCAGGTACGGGGGCCAACGCCACCAGCGAGGCGATCCAGCTCACCCGCTGCGCCCTGCAGGGGGGTGCCGACGCCTGCCTGCTGGTCACACCCTATTACAACAAGCCCACCCAGGAAGGCCTGTACCTGCATTACAAGGCGGTAGCCGAGGCCGTACCCATCCCGCAAATCCTCTACAATGTCCCAAGCCGCACGGCCTGCGACCTGCTGCCTGCGACCGTGGCCCGCCTCGCCCCTATCCCCAATATCATAGGCATCAAGGAGGCCACCGGCGACTTGGCGCGCGCGGGGGAGATTCTTGACCGCTGTGGTGATAAAATGGATATGTATGGAGGTGACGATGCTACGGCCATGGCCCTGATGCTGATGGGTGGCAAAGGCGTCATCTCAGTCACTGCCAATGTCGCACCACGGCTCATGCATGAGATGTGCGCCGCCGCCCTTCAGGGTGATCGCGCCCGCGCCGAGGCCCTCAATGAGCAGCTTATGCCGTTACACCAGGAGTTATTCATCGAAGCCAACCCGATACCGGTCAAGTGGGCGCTCAACCAGATGGGTCTGATCCCGGCTGGCATACGGCTCCCACTCACCCCCCTGTCAGCTGCCTGCCATGCCCGCGTGCGGCAGGCGCTGATACATGCCAACATACTTTTATAA
- the pilB gene encoding type IV-A pilus assembly ATPase PilB, whose product MKFKLGGLSRRLVQGGLLTEAQMQHACEQAVKAHTPLASYLVGQDILNSYAVAVAASQESGVPLLDLNAVDMEHAPTTLVEEKLVRKHHVLPLFKRGRKLFIAVSDLSSLQALDEIKFHVGANTEAVLVEEDKLSKAIEAALAKHDTSMSALTGADVDDLNLEISAGDEDLAAADGVAADIDDTPVVRFVNKVLLDAINKGASDVHFEPYEKIYRVRLRQDGVLREVATPPVVLAPRLAARLKVMSKLDISERRVPQDGRMKMRLSKNRAIDFRVSSCPTLYGEKIVLRILDPASAQLGIDALGYEEEQKKLFMDAIHRPYGMVLVTGPTGSGKTVSLYTALNILNTEDRNISTCEDPVEINLAGVNQVNVNPRAGLTFSTALKAFLRQDPDIIMVGEVRDLETAEIAIKAAQTGHMVLSTLHTNDAPQTLSRLANMGVAPFNIASAVSLIIAQRLARRLCAFCKQPVTIPHEALLKEGFKEAEIADIRLHRAVGCDQCSDGYKGRVGLYQVMPVSEAIGHIIMAGGNAMQIAEQAKKEGIADLRESGLRKVRQGITSLEEINRVTNE is encoded by the coding sequence ATGAAATTCAAACTGGGCGGACTCTCGCGCCGTCTGGTGCAGGGAGGCCTGCTCACAGAAGCCCAGATGCAACACGCCTGTGAGCAGGCTGTTAAGGCGCACACCCCGCTGGCCTCCTACCTGGTGGGGCAGGATATCCTCAACAGTTACGCGGTTGCTGTCGCCGCCTCGCAGGAATCCGGCGTACCGCTGCTGGATCTCAACGCCGTCGACATGGAGCACGCCCCCACGACACTAGTGGAGGAAAAACTGGTGCGCAAGCACCATGTATTGCCCCTGTTCAAGCGTGGCAGAAAACTGTTCATCGCGGTTTCTGATCTGAGCAGCCTTCAGGCCCTGGATGAAATCAAGTTTCATGTGGGGGCGAACACCGAGGCGGTGCTGGTAGAGGAAGACAAGCTGTCCAAGGCCATTGAGGCAGCATTGGCCAAGCACGATACATCGATGAGCGCGCTTACGGGCGCCGACGTGGACGACCTCAATCTGGAGATTAGCGCTGGCGATGAAGATCTTGCCGCCGCTGACGGTGTTGCCGCCGATATTGACGATACCCCGGTAGTGCGCTTCGTGAACAAGGTATTGCTCGACGCCATCAACAAGGGGGCGTCGGATGTGCACTTCGAGCCATATGAAAAAATCTACCGTGTGCGTCTGCGGCAGGATGGTGTGTTGCGCGAGGTTGCGACACCGCCGGTAGTGCTTGCACCCCGTCTCGCCGCCCGTCTCAAGGTGATGTCGAAACTGGACATTTCAGAGCGCCGGGTACCGCAGGACGGACGTATGAAGATGCGGCTGTCAAAAAACCGCGCCATCGATTTTCGCGTCAGCAGTTGCCCGACCCTGTATGGTGAGAAGATTGTGCTGCGTATCCTGGATCCTGCCAGCGCGCAGCTCGGCATCGACGCCCTCGGTTACGAGGAGGAGCAGAAAAAACTGTTCATGGATGCGATCCACCGCCCTTATGGCATGGTGCTGGTCACCGGCCCCACGGGCAGCGGCAAGACCGTTTCACTTTATACCGCACTCAATATCCTGAATACCGAAGACCGCAATATCTCGACTTGCGAAGACCCGGTGGAAATAAATCTCGCCGGCGTCAATCAGGTCAACGTCAACCCGAGGGCCGGGCTCACTTTCTCCACAGCGCTCAAGGCATTTCTGCGCCAGGATCCGGATATCATCATGGTGGGTGAGGTGCGTGATCTGGAAACTGCGGAGATCGCGATCAAGGCGGCACAGACCGGCCATATGGTGCTCTCCACCCTGCATACCAACGATGCGCCACAGACCTTGAGCCGTCTGGCCAATATGGGTGTGGCACCATTCAATATCGCCTCGGCGGTGTCGCTCATCATCGCCCAACGCCTGGCGCGCCGCTTGTGCGCATTTTGCAAGCAGCCGGTCACCATCCCGCATGAGGCGTTGTTAAAGGAAGGCTTCAAGGAGGCCGAGATCGCAGACATCAGGCTTCATCGCGCGGTGGGGTGTGACCAGTGCTCGGATGGCTACAAGGGACGTGTGGGGCTCTATCAGGTTATGCCGGTATCGGAGGCCATTGGACACATCATTATGGCGGGTGGCAACGCGATGCAGATCGCAGAGCAGGCGAAAAAAGAGGGTATTGCTGACCTGCGTGAATCGGGACTCAGGAAGGTCAGACAAGGCATTACCAGTCTGGAAGAGATAAACCGTGTCACCAACGAATAA
- a CDS encoding type II secretion system F family protein, translating into MAEKLIKKTDTFVWEGTNKNGARMRGEMQGATLTLVKADLRRQGISPRKVRKKSAPLFGVRKKGISAKDIAVFSRQLSVMIAAGVPLVQSFEIIGRGHENISMQELVLAIKNHVEGGSSLAEALEKHPLQFDELYINLVRAGEQGGILEALMNKIAIYKEKTEAIKGKIKKALFYPTAVLVVAFIITAILLIFVIPQFESLFQGFGADLPALTQMVIKLSAIFQAWWWLIFGSIGGAVYALIQAKRRSRAVSHTIDRLALKIPIIGAILNKGAIARFARTLSTMFAAGVPLVEAMQSVAGATGNIVYSDAVLRMRDDVSTGTQLQQAMRNTQLFPNMVVQMVAIGEEAGSLDTMLAKVADFYEEEVDNMVDSLSSLLEPMIMAILGVLVGGLVIAMYLPIFKMGSVV; encoded by the coding sequence ATGGCTGAGAAGTTAATAAAGAAGACTGATACCTTCGTCTGGGAAGGCACCAACAAAAATGGTGCGCGCATGCGCGGTGAGATGCAGGGCGCAACGCTCACGCTGGTCAAGGCCGACCTGCGTCGTCAGGGTATTAGTCCGCGTAAAGTCAGAAAGAAATCCGCGCCATTGTTTGGTGTGCGTAAAAAGGGTATCAGCGCCAAGGACATCGCTGTTTTCAGTCGCCAGCTATCGGTCATGATTGCCGCCGGAGTGCCGCTGGTGCAGTCGTTTGAGATTATAGGTCGAGGGCATGAGAATATCAGCATGCAGGAGCTGGTGCTCGCCATCAAGAACCATGTGGAGGGTGGCAGCTCGCTGGCGGAAGCTCTGGAGAAGCACCCGCTGCAGTTTGATGAGCTGTATATCAATCTGGTGCGCGCGGGTGAGCAGGGCGGCATACTCGAAGCGCTGATGAATAAGATCGCTATCTATAAGGAAAAGACAGAGGCGATCAAGGGTAAGATCAAGAAGGCGCTGTTTTACCCAACGGCGGTGCTGGTGGTCGCGTTTATCATCACGGCGATTTTGCTCATCTTTGTGATCCCGCAGTTCGAGTCACTGTTCCAGGGCTTTGGCGCCGATTTGCCCGCGCTCACGCAGATGGTGATCAAGCTCTCTGCAATTTTTCAGGCATGGTGGTGGCTGATTTTCGGTTCCATTGGAGGTGCGGTCTATGCGTTGATACAGGCCAAGAGGCGCTCACGCGCCGTCAGTCATACCATAGATCGGCTGGCGCTCAAGATACCCATCATCGGCGCGATTCTGAACAAGGGTGCCATTGCGCGTTTTGCGCGCACACTTTCCACCATGTTTGCCGCCGGTGTGCCGCTGGTGGAGGCGATGCAGTCGGTGGCGGGCGCCACCGGTAACATCGTGTATTCCGATGCCGTGCTACGCATGCGCGACGATGTCTCAACTGGAACACAGTTGCAGCAGGCGATGCGTAATACGCAATTATTCCCCAATATGGTGGTGCAGATGGTCGCCATCGGCGAGGAGGCGGGTTCGCTGGATACCATGCTGGCCAAGGTGGCTGATTTCTACGAAGAGGAAGTGGATAACATGGTGGATTCCCTGTCCAGTCTGCTCGAGCCGATGATCATGGCCATTCTTGGCGTGCTGGTGGGCGGACTGGTGATCGCCATGTATCTGCCGATTTTCAAGATGGGGTCGGTAGTTTAA
- a CDS encoding A24 family peptidase — translation MVDTLQAFPWLFVASAGMLGLVVGSFLNVVIHRLPLMMRRDWQVQCRELLELPAEVGPNSFGQDANKFAPACTSPDAAPRFNLVVPRSRCPHCGHTIAALENIPLLSYLALRGRCSACGARISLRYPVVEILTAAMSATVAVHFGFGWSAVAALVLTWGLIALAFIDLDHKLLPDSITLPLLWGGLLLSLGAVLVDSHTALIGAAAGYLSLWSVYWLFKLVTGKEGMGQGDFKLLAVFGAWLGWQMLPLIILLSSLVGAVAGISLVLFRRHQRDVQIPFGPYLAAAGWIAMLWGMPLTQGYLELLGG, via the coding sequence ATGGTTGATACCCTGCAGGCGTTTCCCTGGCTGTTTGTCGCGTCCGCTGGCATGTTGGGGTTGGTGGTCGGCAGCTTTCTGAATGTGGTGATCCATCGCCTGCCGTTGATGATGCGGCGCGACTGGCAGGTGCAGTGTCGGGAGCTGTTGGAACTGCCTGCTGAGGTGGGGCCGAATTCATTCGGCCAGGATGCGAATAAATTCGCACCTGCATGCACGTCGCCTGATGCGGCGCCGCGTTTCAATCTGGTGGTTCCGCGCTCCCGTTGCCCGCACTGCGGGCACACTATTGCCGCGCTCGAAAATATCCCGCTCCTGAGCTATCTCGCGCTCAGGGGCAGGTGCTCTGCCTGCGGGGCCCGCATTTCGTTACGTTACCCTGTCGTTGAAATACTTACGGCTGCAATGTCAGCGACGGTGGCAGTGCATTTCGGTTTTGGCTGGAGCGCGGTTGCGGCACTGGTGCTTACCTGGGGTTTGATAGCGCTGGCCTTCATCGACCTTGACCATAAACTGCTGCCGGACTCGATTACGCTGCCGCTGTTATGGGGTGGTCTCCTGCTTAGCCTGGGTGCTGTGCTGGTAGACAGCCACACGGCGCTCATCGGCGCGGCGGCGGGCTATCTCAGCTTGTGGTCAGTGTACTGGCTGTTCAAGCTGGTCACAGGCAAGGAAGGCATGGGGCAGGGTGACTTCAAGCTGCTTGCCGTGTTTGGCGCATGGCTCGGTTGGCAGATGCTGCCGCTGATCATCCTGTTGTCATCGCTGGTGGGGGCCGTGGCAGGAATCTCCCTGGTATTGTTCCGCAGGCATCAGCGGGATGTCCAGATTCCATTCGGGCCGTACCTTGCTGCGGCGGGCTGGATAGCCATGCTCTGGGGCATGCCACTGACGCAGGGTTATCTCGAGTTGTTGGGTGGATAG